The following are encoded in a window of Clostridium thermarum genomic DNA:
- a CDS encoding head maturation protease, ClpP-related: MKKYYSLIKENNEADINIYGDITSWEWQDSDVSSYTLSKEIEGLDVDTINVYINSYGGEVAEGLAIYNALKRHKAKIKTFCDGFAASIASVIFMAGDERIMSNASLLFIHNAWTYAAGNANELRKTADDLETMTQASINTYMQHVNISEEELKEMLDNETWISPQDALSMGFATAIVNDNTSKNPNQSIKGRVMQQLIKPQQETKEHKVLKTTDEPVQEPTPEPQPQQNNLKNFLQAIKTC, translated from the coding sequence TTGAAAAAGTATTATTCATTAATTAAAGAAAATAATGAGGCCGATATCAATATTTACGGTGATATAACTTCGTGGGAATGGCAAGATAGTGACGTTTCAAGCTATACATTATCAAAAGAGATTGAAGGGCTAGATGTTGATACAATAAATGTTTATATCAACTCTTATGGTGGTGAGGTAGCTGAGGGATTAGCTATCTATAACGCATTAAAAAGACATAAGGCAAAAATTAAAACGTTCTGTGATGGATTTGCTGCTTCCATTGCGAGCGTTATTTTTATGGCTGGAGACGAAAGGATAATGTCAAATGCATCATTGCTATTTATCCATAATGCTTGGACATACGCCGCAGGAAATGCAAATGAGTTAAGAAAGACTGCTGACGATTTAGAAACAATGACACAAGCTTCAATCAATACTTATATGCAGCATGTAAATATATCAGAGGAAGAACTTAAAGAAATGCTAGACAATGAAACATGGATTTCTCCACAAGATGCACTTAGTATGGGATTTGCTACTGCAATTGTTAATGACAATACTAGCAAAAATCCAAATCAGAGCATTAAGGGAAGAGTAATGCAGCAACTAATAAAACCACAACAAGAGACTAAAGAACATAAGGTGTTAAAAACTACAGATGAACCAGTTCAGGAACCAACACCAGAACCACAACCACAACAAAATAATTTGAAAAATTTCTTGCAGGCTATTAAGACCTGCTAA
- a CDS encoding phage tail tape measure protein: MASKIGAQIALEGEREFKKAISEINTGLKVTASELTLVTARFSDNSKSVEGLTAKNTVLQKQLYEQAQKVGMLRAALDNAAESYGEADARTLKWQVSLNNAEAELIKMQKELDKSEQELKKFSEAQEESAEKGRSLGDVLNSLISALGVNLPDSAQNAISALDGQKVSTLALIGATAGLVTGLSKATIETAKHAKEIQNVSQTSGMSIESYQEWDYVLSNFGHSMEQASGDLANFAEKIMDAANGTGEGAEMFGKLGIKVTENNGKLKTQEKLFDEVITKLQSMKNETERNAIASALLSTTGEKLIPILNMTGQEVDALKQKAHDMGYVMDSEVVKSFSKLDDSLKIFDKQKEAFKNSVAEVMLPVLTGLFEMLNKIDPKILATVAIIGSVAVVAVTVAKAIGDVTNTFSAMNPATLKTTAIIVGVTTALIALAAIIAVIVGKGDELNNTMANIGTSVGNMTSTVNNAGSKIGRNATGTSNWRGGWTWVGEEGPELIEAPAGAKIYSNKRSMQMLAGAEQESGGDTFIFNVKMEEISEVSKLLNVIKQVKQTRRAGVVKP; encoded by the coding sequence ATGGCAAGTAAAATAGGGGCGCAAATTGCTCTTGAAGGCGAACGAGAGTTTAAAAAGGCTATTTCTGAAATAAACACCGGGTTAAAGGTTACGGCCTCAGAGCTTACACTTGTAACTGCACGCTTTAGCGACAACTCTAAGTCTGTTGAGGGCCTTACAGCAAAAAATACCGTGCTACAGAAACAACTATATGAACAGGCACAAAAGGTTGGAATGTTAAGAGCAGCTTTAGATAACGCTGCGGAAAGCTACGGAGAAGCAGATGCAAGGACTTTAAAATGGCAAGTTAGTCTTAACAATGCCGAAGCTGAGCTTATTAAAATGCAAAAAGAACTAGATAAGAGTGAGCAAGAACTTAAAAAGTTCAGTGAAGCACAAGAGGAAAGCGCAGAAAAAGGAAGAAGTCTTGGTGATGTATTAAATAGCTTAATATCAGCATTAGGCGTAAATTTGCCGGATAGCGCACAAAATGCTATAAGTGCTTTAGATGGGCAAAAGGTATCAACATTAGCTTTAATAGGAGCGACAGCTGGATTAGTAACAGGCTTGTCAAAGGCAACGATAGAAACAGCAAAACATGCAAAAGAAATTCAGAATGTATCACAGACATCCGGCATGTCTATTGAATCATATCAAGAGTGGGATTATGTGTTAAGTAACTTTGGCCATAGTATGGAACAAGCAAGTGGAGATTTAGCAAATTTTGCAGAAAAGATTATGGATGCAGCTAACGGAACTGGCGAAGGTGCAGAAATGTTCGGTAAATTAGGTATAAAAGTAACTGAGAATAACGGAAAATTAAAAACTCAAGAAAAACTGTTTGATGAAGTTATAACTAAACTTCAAAGCATGAAAAATGAAACTGAAAGAAACGCTATAGCAAGTGCTCTATTATCAACAACTGGTGAAAAACTAATACCGATTTTGAACATGACAGGGCAAGAGGTAGATGCATTGAAGCAAAAGGCGCATGATATGGGTTATGTAATGGATAGTGAGGTCGTTAAATCGTTCTCAAAATTGGATGATTCGTTGAAAATCTTTGATAAACAAAAAGAAGCTTTTAAAAATAGTGTAGCCGAAGTAATGTTACCGGTATTAACCGGACTATTTGAAATGCTTAATAAAATAGACCCTAAGATACTGGCAACAGTAGCCATAATCGGAAGTGTAGCGGTTGTAGCTGTAACAGTAGCAAAAGCGATAGGTGATGTTACAAATACGTTCTCGGCCATGAATCCGGCTACATTAAAAACCACAGCTATAATCGTGGGTGTAACTACTGCTTTGATTGCCCTTGCTGCTATAATAGCGGTAATAGTCGGAAAAGGTGACGAACTTAATAATACCATGGCTAATATAGGGACTAGCGTGGGAAACATGACTAGCACTGTTAATAATGCCGGTAGCAAGATAGGGAGAAATGCTACAGGAACAAGTAACTGGCGAGGTGGTTGGACATGGGTCGGAGAAGAAGGACCTGAGCTTATAGAAGCTCCTGCAGGTGCAAAGATATACAGCAATAAGAGGTCTATGCAGATGTTAGCCGGGGCAGAACAAGAAAGTGGCGGAGATACGTTCATATTTAATGTAAAAATGGAAGAGATCAGTGAAGTATCAAAGCTGTTAAATGTTATTAAGCAAGTTAAGCAAACAAGAAGAGCAGGGGTGGTGAAACCATAA
- a CDS encoding HK97-gp10 family putative phage morphogenesis protein — protein MVVNGLEEYTAKLSKLGKDAEKIAKKVVRAGANPVADQIKKNLMDNLNDPAYVGKGNGGPYKKYKFTGDLLKAFGITPPGVDRNGNTNVHIGFDGYDRNGVPNQLKARAMESGTSWLRKRPFIRPAVNKTKNKAIEQMGKKLDEEIKAYDF, from the coding sequence ATGGTTGTTAATGGCCTTGAAGAATACACCGCTAAGCTTTCTAAACTTGGAAAGGATGCGGAGAAAATAGCAAAAAAAGTTGTCCGTGCCGGAGCAAACCCAGTAGCAGACCAAATAAAAAAGAATTTAATGGATAACTTAAATGATCCTGCGTATGTCGGTAAGGGTAATGGTGGACCATATAAAAAATATAAATTTACCGGGGATTTGCTCAAGGCTTTTGGTATAACCCCACCGGGTGTAGACAGGAATGGAAACACAAATGTCCATATAGGCTTTGATGGTTACGATAGAAATGGTGTGCCGAACCAATTAAAGGCGAGAGCTATGGAATCTGGCACAAGCTGGTTACGTAAAAGACCATTTATAAGGCCGGCAGTAAATAAGACTAAAAATAAAGCTATTGAACAAATGGGAAAAAAGTTAGATGAAGAAATTAAAGCATATGATTTCTAA
- a CDS encoding phage major capsid protein, which translates to MRNLDLQQKERAEILQRMSQAITENNSEAYVQAFNDLAASIQEAVRAEYEQAIQSNDASILAQRGVRQLTSEENQYYQAVIEAMRSNNPKQALTEVNKILPKTTIDAVFEDLTANHPLLDAINFQNTGALVEMIVSTSSGVAGWGDLTATISNELAGSFAVIELGQKKLSAFIPVAKAMLDLGPAWLDRYVRTLLVEALATELEAAIVDGDGNGKPLGMTRKLSGAVDGVYPRKTDTAITDLSPTTFGTILNTVSQGPNSKRRTVPELLMVVNPTDYYTKVFPATTPRTTDGGYTTGVFPYPTKVVVSPAVPSGKAVFGLAKRYFFGLGTSKGGKLEYSDEYKFLEDQRVYLIKLYGNGRALDENAFVYVDISGLVPVVQKVEVTNIDDFPTA; encoded by the coding sequence ATGAGAAACTTAGATTTACAACAAAAAGAAAGAGCAGAAATATTACAAAGAATGAGCCAAGCTATCACAGAAAATAATAGTGAAGCATATGTACAGGCATTTAATGACCTTGCTGCATCAATTCAAGAAGCAGTGAGGGCCGAATATGAACAAGCAATACAGAGCAATGATGCTAGTATACTTGCACAAAGAGGAGTAAGGCAATTAACTAGCGAAGAAAATCAGTATTACCAAGCTGTGATTGAAGCAATGAGATCAAATAATCCAAAACAGGCATTAACAGAAGTGAATAAGATTCTTCCAAAGACAACTATTGATGCTGTATTCGAGGATTTAACAGCAAATCATCCATTGTTAGATGCAATCAATTTCCAAAACACTGGCGCATTAGTTGAAATGATAGTTTCAACTTCTTCTGGTGTAGCTGGTTGGGGAGATTTAACAGCAACAATAAGTAATGAATTAGCTGGTTCATTTGCAGTTATTGAATTAGGTCAAAAGAAACTTTCAGCATTTATTCCAGTGGCTAAAGCAATGCTTGACCTTGGTCCTGCATGGTTAGATAGATATGTAAGAACATTATTGGTTGAAGCTTTAGCAACTGAGCTTGAAGCTGCTATCGTTGATGGAGATGGTAATGGAAAGCCTTTAGGAATGACTAGAAAGTTATCTGGAGCTGTTGATGGCGTATATCCAAGAAAGACAGACACAGCTATTACAGACCTTTCACCAACAACTTTTGGTACAATACTAAATACTGTTTCACAGGGTCCAAATTCAAAGAGAAGAACAGTGCCGGAGTTATTAATGGTTGTAAATCCAACTGATTACTATACAAAGGTATTCCCAGCAACTACTCCAAGGACAACAGATGGTGGATACACAACAGGGGTATTCCCTTATCCAACTAAGGTAGTTGTTTCTCCGGCAGTACCTTCCGGAAAGGCTGTATTCGGCTTAGCTAAGAGATACTTCTTCGGTTTAGGAACTTCAAAAGGTGGAAAGCTAGAATACTCAGATGAATACAAGTTCCTTGAAGATCAGAGAGTATATCTAATCAAGCTGTATGGTAACGGTAGAGCATTGGATGAAAACGCCTTTGTTTATGTAGATATAAGCGGTCTAGTTCCGGTTGTTCAAAAAGTTGAAGTTACTAACATAGATGACTTCCCAACTGCATAG
- a CDS encoding major tail protein, whose product MAVIGLKYPVYAPLTENENGTFEYGTGKVAAKAIKVDMSLDISESKLYADDNEDESVKEFRGGKMTFTANDLETEVKKDWLANTTETVTVGNESVEVLVSKDTDTPGYFGFGFIVSKIVKNVRKYRAVIYTKVKFSEPNESTETKGQQVNFQTPTIEGSLSRRMDGQWKREVTVDSLALAKAWLAKELNLS is encoded by the coding sequence ATGGCCGTTATAGGATTAAAATACCCCGTATACGCACCATTAACGGAAAATGAAAACGGAACATTTGAATATGGTACCGGAAAGGTTGCAGCAAAGGCTATAAAAGTCGACATGAGCCTTGATATATCAGAATCTAAGTTATATGCTGATGATAACGAAGATGAATCGGTAAAAGAATTTAGAGGCGGGAAAATGACATTCACAGCCAATGATTTAGAAACAGAAGTAAAAAAAGATTGGCTAGCAAACACAACAGAAACAGTAACAGTAGGAAATGAAAGCGTTGAAGTATTAGTAAGCAAGGATACAGACACACCTGGATACTTCGGATTCGGATTTATTGTCTCAAAAATAGTAAAAAATGTTAGAAAATATAGAGCTGTAATCTATACTAAAGTGAAATTTAGTGAGCCTAATGAATCAACCGAGACAAAAGGGCAGCAAGTAAACTTTCAAACACCTACTATCGAGGGAAGTTTATCACGTAGAATGGATGGTCAGTGGAAGAGAGAAGTAACAGTTGATAGCTTAGCGCTAGCTAAAGCATGGTTAGCAAAAGAATTAAATCTTTCTTAG